From a region of the Rouxiella sp. S1S-2 genome:
- the wzyE gene encoding ECA oligosaccharide polymerase, whose translation MSLAQLGGLSVVYALSLLFILSLTYLEFRRVRFSFNLFFSILYLLTFYFGFPLTCVLVFQFDVNVVPVPYLLQAMLSATCFYAIYYVVYKTRLRKARDGPQRDVFSMNRVETHLTWILMALVAFGTLGVFFAHNGFLLFKLTTYSQIFSSNVSGVALKRFFYFFIPAMLVVYFLKQNRRSWLLFLAATFAFGLLTYVVVGGTRANIIIALALFLFIGIIRGWITLWMLLIAGVMAVLGMFWLALKRYNLDVSGPEAFYTFLYLTRDTFSPWENLALLLQNYDKIHFQGLMPIIRDFYVFIPSWLWHGRPSAVMNTGNYFTWEVLDNHSGLAISPTLIGSLVVMGGAAFIPLGAIAVGLIIKWFDWLYTLGKNAVNPYKAAILQSFCFGAVFNIIVLAREGLDSFFSRVVFFAVIFGLCLIAAKLLYWLFDVAGLIRIRSGRLPTLDPAAAAEQYVRDKG comes from the coding sequence ATGAGTCTGGCGCAATTGGGTGGCCTGAGTGTGGTGTATGCCCTTTCTCTGCTGTTTATTTTGAGCCTGACTTACCTTGAGTTTCGGCGGGTGAGATTCAGCTTCAACCTGTTTTTCTCAATCCTGTATTTGTTGACCTTCTATTTTGGTTTTCCCCTCACCTGCGTACTGGTGTTTCAGTTTGACGTCAACGTGGTGCCAGTACCTTATCTGCTGCAGGCCATGCTCTCGGCCACCTGTTTCTACGCCATCTATTACGTGGTGTATAAAACGCGATTGAGAAAGGCACGCGACGGGCCGCAGCGTGACGTTTTCTCCATGAATCGGGTTGAAACGCATTTAACCTGGATACTAATGGCACTGGTGGCTTTCGGCACATTGGGGGTGTTCTTCGCGCACAACGGCTTCTTACTGTTTAAGCTAACAACCTACAGCCAGATATTTTCGAGTAACGTCTCGGGCGTGGCACTCAAGCGCTTCTTCTACTTCTTTATTCCGGCGATGCTGGTGGTCTATTTCCTCAAGCAGAACCGCCGCAGCTGGCTACTCTTTTTGGCCGCTACCTTTGCTTTTGGACTGCTGACTTACGTGGTCGTCGGCGGCACGCGTGCCAATATCATCATCGCCCTCGCGCTGTTTTTATTCATTGGCATTATTCGCGGCTGGATCACGCTGTGGATGCTGCTGATTGCCGGGGTAATGGCGGTGCTGGGTATGTTCTGGCTGGCGCTTAAGCGCTATAACCTCGACGTCAGTGGACCCGAGGCTTTTTATACCTTCTTGTATTTAACCCGCGACACCTTCTCGCCGTGGGAAAATCTGGCGCTGCTGCTGCAAAATTACGACAAAATTCACTTCCAGGGATTGATGCCGATTATCCGCGACTTTTACGTATTCATTCCGAGCTGGCTTTGGCACGGCAGGCCTTCGGCGGTGATGAATACCGGCAATTATTTCACCTGGGAAGTACTGGACAACCACTCGGGGCTGGCGATTTCTCCTACGCTGATTGGCTCACTGGTGGTAATGGGCGGTGCCGCGTTTATCCCGCTCGGCGCCATTGCCGTGGGGCTGATTATCAAATGGTTCGACTGGCTCTACACGCTGGGTAAAAACGCGGTTAACCCTTATAAGGCAGCGATTTTGCAGAGCTTTTGTTTCGGTGCGGTATTCAATATCATTGTGCTGGCGCGTGAAGGTCTGGATTCGTTCTTCTCGCGGGTGGTATTTTTTGCGGTCATTTTTGGCCTCTGCTTGATAGCTGCCAAGCTGCTGTACTGGCTTTTTGACGTGGCCGGACTCATTCGAATTC